One genomic segment of Peribacillus sp. FSL H8-0477 includes these proteins:
- a CDS encoding DUF420 domain-containing protein — protein MSLPILPTISTAFIVLSAITVAIGWYQIKQGKIETHKKTMIVAAVFATIFFIIYASRTIFIGNTAFGGPDDIKIYYTIFLVFHITLATTGAVLGITSLVTGFKGIFQRHRKLGPITSIVWFFTGITGLAVYLLLYVFYHGGETTSVIKAIFGF, from the coding sequence ATGTCTTTACCAATACTTCCAACAATCAGTACCGCTTTTATTGTTTTAAGTGCGATTACTGTTGCAATCGGCTGGTACCAAATTAAACAAGGAAAAATTGAAACGCATAAAAAAACAATGATTGTTGCGGCTGTATTTGCAACAATATTCTTTATTATTTATGCATCTAGAACGATATTTATTGGAAATACCGCCTTTGGTGGACCAGATGATATAAAAATTTATTATACAATCTTTCTTGTCTTTCATATTACCCTTGCTACTACGGGAGCGGTACTTGGGATCACATCATTAGTAACTGGTTTTAAAGGAATCTTCCAAAGACATCGGAAGCTTGGACCTATTACGAGTATTGTTTGGTTCTTTACAGGAATTACTGGACTTGCCGTATACTTATTATTATATGTCTTCTATCATGGTGGAGAAACTACTTCCGTTATAAAAGCGATTTTTGGATTTTAA
- the ctaG gene encoding cytochrome c oxidase assembly factor CtaG: MSIEIFGFRALWSPYYFIALVVLSLGFFLITSKYRNRFTDSEKLTPKQIGFFLTAMILLYLVKGSPLDLLGHIMFSAHMTQMAVLYLIITPLFILSIPNWLWRAMFSVQWIEKMFTIFTKPLYALLIFNIVFSLYHIPLVFDMVKTSMWLHGGYTSLLFVLSLFMWFPLVNQLPEKETLTGLYKVGYIFGSGILMTPACALIIFANYPMYDTFTNPSSWATAMELCVPASALASLNLSGPEMFSNLPALEDQQLGGVLMKVIQEIVLGVVLGYIFFAWFRKENGEDKIDPIPAHLQTNE; the protein is encoded by the coding sequence ATGTCCATAGAAATCTTTGGATTCCGTGCTCTATGGAGTCCGTACTATTTTATTGCTCTGGTTGTTCTTTCACTAGGTTTCTTTTTAATCACTAGTAAATATAGAAATCGCTTTACGGATAGTGAAAAGCTGACACCGAAGCAAATAGGATTCTTCCTGACTGCAATGATTTTACTTTATCTAGTAAAAGGATCTCCACTTGATTTATTAGGTCACATCATGTTCAGTGCCCATATGACGCAAATGGCTGTCCTGTATCTAATTATTACTCCATTGTTTATTCTTAGTATCCCGAACTGGCTTTGGAGAGCAATGTTCAGTGTTCAATGGATTGAGAAGATGTTTACCATCTTTACTAAACCACTCTATGCATTGCTTATCTTTAATATTGTATTTTCCCTTTACCATATTCCTTTAGTATTTGATATGGTTAAGACGAGCATGTGGCTGCATGGCGGGTATACGAGTCTTCTTTTTGTATTATCACTTTTTATGTGGTTTCCGCTTGTTAATCAACTACCGGAAAAAGAAACACTCACAGGTCTGTACAAGGTTGGGTATATTTTTGGCAGTGGGATTTTAATGACACCCGCTTGTGCCTTAATCATTTTTGCTAATTATCCAATGTACGATACGTTTACTAATCCAAGTTCATGGGCGACAGCCATGGAACTATGTGTTCCTGCTTCGGCATTAGCTTCACTGAATCTTAGTGGTCCAGAAATGTTCTCAAACCTTCCTGCTCTTGAAGATCAGCAGCTTGGCGGGGTTTTAATGAAAGTGATTCAGGAAATTGTTCTTGGCGTCGTGCTTGGATATATTTTCTTTGCATGGTTCCGTAAAGAAAACGGTGAAGATAAAATAGATCCGATTCCAGCTCATTTACAAACAAATGAGTAA
- a CDS encoding YugN family protein: MKFESFDLEDFKADLNRLDELMGENGLIRAEQWDYERVNYDRKFELKDGVFYLRVQGYAIEGDVGAHKAIIQLMTPILGKHYYPHGLEYGEGEDFPASLVKQCEKILAKVKEEIVQFNGL, translated from the coding sequence GTGAAATTTGAAAGTTTTGATTTAGAAGATTTTAAAGCTGATTTAAACAGATTAGATGAACTTATGGGTGAGAATGGTTTAATAAGAGCAGAACAATGGGATTATGAGCGTGTAAACTATGACCGTAAATTCGAACTTAAAGACGGTGTCTTTTATCTTCGTGTGCAGGGGTATGCTATCGAGGGCGATGTAGGCGCACATAAAGCAATCATTCAGTTAATGACTCCTATCTTAGGCAAGCATTATTACCCACATGGGCTAGAGTATGGTGAGGGCGAAGATTTCCCAGCTTCTCTTGTGAAGCAATGTGAAAAAATCCTAGCTAAAGTGAAAGAAGAGATTGTCCAATTTAATGGGCTGTAA